One Perca flavescens isolate YP-PL-M2 chromosome 14, PFLA_1.0, whole genome shotgun sequence genomic window carries:
- the LOC114568711 gene encoding lens fiber membrane intrinsic protein, which translates to MYSFMGGGLFCAIVGNILLVVSTATDYWMQYRLSGSYAHQGLWRYCMSNKCYMQTDSIAYWNATRAFMILSGMSCFAGIIAGIMSFAHFSSFERFNRSFAAGIMFFVSTFFVLLGMAIYTGVTVNFLGRRFGDWRFSWSYILGWVAMLMNFFAGIFYICAYRMCECRRGNGPR; encoded by the exons ATGTACAGCTTCATGGGTGGAGGCCTGTTCTGTGCTATTGTTGGTAATATCCTGTTGGTGGTCTCCACTGCAACTGACTACTGGATGCAGTACCGTCTCTCTGGAAGCTATGCCCACCAGGGTCTGTGGAGGTACTGCATGTCCAACAAGTGCTACATGCAAACTGACAGCATAG CTTACTGGAATGCCACCAGGGCCTTCATGATCCTTTCAGGGATGTCATGCTTTGCAGGCATTATCGCTGGCATCATGTCATTCGCTCACTTCTCCTCCTTTGAAAGGTTCAACCGCTCCTTTGCTGCAGGAATCATGTTTTTTGTCTCCA CTTTCTTTGTTCTGCTGGGTATGGCCATTTATACTGGAGTGACCGTCAACTTCCTGGGGAGGCGCTTTGGTGACTGGCGCTTCTCCTGGTCCTACATACTGGGCTGGGTGGCCATGCTCATGAACTTCTTTGCAG GTATTTTCTACATATGTGCTTACAGAATGTGTGAATGCAGGAGAGGAAATGGCCCACGCTAG